From Sphingobacterium bambusae:
TTTTGTTCTTCTTTTTGATACATATACTGTAATCCACCTTTTAACCTCAGGTTATTCAATACTCTCCATTCAGCATAAAAATTTTCTATCACCTCCTGATATTTACTGCCATTTACTCCGCCTAATTGCGCATTGTATAAAGGGTTATAGGTAGGGTTTAATCCTCCAGAACCGACAGATGTGGGATAATAGCCCAACAACATTTTCAACGCTCCTGTTTCGTTCGTTGCTGTCCAATATGGATTCAGTTTTACATAGTCAGAAAATTCTCCATAAGGAGAGTTTTTTGCATTATTATGTGTAATTGTCAAGGCATTTGTAAATATTAAGTTTTTGTGCCGATATGATAAAGTAGAATTTCCGCTAAAGGTATTTCTCCCAGACTCTTTCATTGCTCCGGTAATCGTATTTTGCATCAGGTTCACACTGTAACGCACATAGTCATCACCACCGTCTATGATAACGGAATGACGTTGCCCAATCCCAACTTGCAAAGGTTTAGACAACCAGTACGTATCCACACCTTTCATATAAACGTCTTGATAAAGTTGATTGTAAAGATTCTGACGCATTGTATTCAATTCTGGATTAACAGAATAATACATGTTATGATTCTTCTCCCAATCCAGTTTTTGTTGGGCATTCATCAGATTGTATCCCGTCAAATCAGGAGCTTCTATATTTAAATTGCCATTGTAGCTTAAACGCAGTTTACCACTAGCTGGAGGGATTGTCTCAATAACCACGACACCATTACCGGCTTTAGCACCATAAATAGCCGCTGCGGCAGCATCCTTTAATAAGGTCACCGATTTCACTCTATTCATATCCAGATCATAGACCCGCTGTAATGTTGTTTCAAAACCATCCAATATAAAAAGTGGCTGGTTTGGATTACCGGTGTATGTTCCTGTCAAATCAGGCATGCTGGATTTACCCCGAAGGTTAATCTCTGGTAGTTGATTTGGATTGGACCCCATATCTAAATTGTCGGCAAAACGAAATGATGGATCAATATTTTTAATGCTCTGCAGGACATTCATGTTACCGCCATTGAATAACTGTTCTTTTGTAATCGTTAATGCCGATCCCGTAAAACTTTCTGCTTTACGCGTAACTAGCCCAGTAACAACGACATCCTCTATCGCTATACTCTTTGTTTGCAGTTTCACATTATAAACAAACTTATTACCATCGACATTAGTTTCAAAAGTTTCATAACCTACTTTTGAGAAAACAATGACATCTTCTATCTCAGCTTTGATCGAAAAAAAACCGTCTTCACTAGTTCCTACCCCTGCTTGCTTATTTTTTTGAAAAGAAATACTGACTCCTGATATAGGCTTACCGCTGTCATCCATGACAACCCCTTTGATATCGATCAGACTTTGTTTTGTGCTCTCTTTTTCATTTTTTTTACGACGTATCACGACGGCTTCGTCTATAAACTCATAATACAGATTCGTTTTCTCCAATGAGCGATCTAATACATCCTTGTAAGAAACATCTTGGACTTCGATAGAAATTTTACTTTGATCTACAAAGTATTTTTCGTCATAAAGGATAGAGATTCCGGTTTGTCGGGACACCTGCTTCAGCACATGCTGAATCGGTACATTTCTCATGTTTAAGGTAACATTCTGAGCCTTAACACTCCATGCTCCCATCAATCCTATAAATAACAAGATTGTTTTAAATAGATTTGTTTTTTTAATAGCAACTTTCTCTAGTTGTTGTTCAAAATTCATAATTTTAAAAGGTTTTTTGTCTTAAAACACACATAATATCGTGTGATAATTACCAACGTTGGGAGTTGCCGCAAACAACTTCCAACATTTTTCATATCATCTTCTGTTGATTTTTATTTCTATAACTTTTTTCTCAATTACAGACCTCCCTTTTTTAGATTAAAAATTGTTGGTTGGTTATCTTAAGTACTACTACTGTATATTACTTGGCTTTGATACATATAGTACATTGTTTTTCATTCTAAAGTTTAGATCATTTTTTTCAAGAATCTGGAGTATTTTCCCCAAGTTCATGTTTTTGCTGATACGTCCGCCTAATTTCACATCTTTTACTTGTTCATCTATGTCAATATCAACAGCATACCATCGTCCCAATTGTAGCATAATATCTTTTAAAGGCGTATTATCAAATTCAAAAAATCCTTCTTTCCAGGCAACATCTTGGTACACGTCTACATCTGTAGGTAACGGATCAAGAAGATTGGAAGTCAATAGGTGCTGTCCTGGTTTTACTAATTTAGTTTTGCCTTTATAACTAACCTCGACAAGCCCTTCAACTAATGATGTCTTAACCCCATCACTATCCAAATAAGCTTGCACGTTGAAATGTGTCCCCAATACCCTGACTTCAGTATCTTTAGCGAATACTTTAAATGGCTTTAATTTATTTTTTGCTACCTCAAAATAAGCTTCTCCTGTTAAATGTACGACCCGCTCACTTGATGTAAAATGAACAGGGATTTGAAGAGCAGAAGCGGAGTTTAACCACACAGATGTACCGTCTTCTAATCGAACCTCCAATTTGTTTCCCCCTGCTGTACGTATAGTATGGTATGATAAATTGTTATTCATATGATCATGGTTAGCTGAATATATCAACACACCATCTCGATAATAAATATTTACCCCTTCTTGAGAAAACAACTCTCCCTGGTGCGCATCGTCTAATACGATTGTGGATCCATCAGCAAGCTGGATGGCGCCAGCGGAAATACCCGGGGCAATATTAATCTGCTCAGCATAAATAACTTCATGTTGCCTTTTTAAATAAAATGCAGTTACAGCAAGACTAATAAATAGTACCGCAGCTGCTGCATAGCGAGTCCACATATATCTAATTTTTGGACGATAATCGCCATTAGACAGATTATTTTCTATTTTAGAAAATAATCGCTCCTTTGCAACATCAAACTCTTCGTTCTTCCATGAAAGAGTTTCGTCATCATCTTCATTATACCAATTGTCGAGCTCAATTTGTTCTTGCTCTGTAATGGTTCCCAACAAATATTTATTTGTTAGGTCTTTAATGCGCTCTGATTCTATACTCATCGTCAAAATTTTGGCTATTTAACTATATAGCGTACAGATCACGGCAAATCCCCTAGTAGGTTGTTGAAATATTTTGCATTTTTCTAAAGCAGAGCACATAAACATTGCAATAATTGCAACAAAAGCAAAAAATCACTAATGAGATTTTATAATAGTTTAAAGAAAATATGTCTTAAATATAAATTTTATGTAAGTTTGCATTATCTAGTGGTATCAAACAATATGCACATAGGAGATAATTTAACGGATGAAGAACTCTTTTCGCTACTTAGCCAGCACGAAGAACATCGTGCTTTTCGGCTATTATACCTGCGTTATTGGGATAGGTTACTGGCTCTAGCGTATAAAAAATTACAAGATACTGAAGAAGCGGAAGAAGTCGTGCAGGAAGTATTTACGAACCTATGGAGAAGAAGAAAATCGACAAAACTTAAACATACATTCAATACTTATATATCTGCATCTGTCAAATATGAGATTTTCTCTTGTTTTGCTAAAAGAAATAAGAAAAATCAATTAACCGAATACATCCAAACGATCGGCTATTCTGTAAATTCTGTAGAACGATGGATTGACTACAAAGATGTTTTATCAACAATACAGAATACTGTTTCTAACCTACCCGAGAAGTGTAGATTGGTTTTTCAATTAAGCAGAGAAGAAGGGTATACACAGCAAGAAATCGCCAAAGAATTAGAGATATCTACAAAAACAGTAGAAAGCCATATGACTAAAGCATTAAAGGCAATACGTATTTCACTTCATCTCCTAATACTTCTTTGTTTAGTGTGACTTAAGTTGAAGTAGTCAAGACTTAATCTGACAGTTGCAATAAATTCACAACTGAAAAATAGATTAGAGTTATGACAACACAAGAAAAAATCATCAAGAACAAACTGGGTGTTTTAGAGCTTGCCCAGCACTTAGGGAATGTATCAAGAGCCTGTAAAGTAATGGGCTATTCCAGAGACAGTTTTTATCGGTTCAAAGAATTGTATGATCAAGGAGGCGAGCTTGCACTTCAAGAACCTTCTAGAAGAAAGCCCATATTAAAGAACCAAGTAGAAGAGCATATTGAAAAAGCTGTTGTCGATCTAGCGATAGACCAGCCTGCTTTAGGTCAGTTACGTGTTTCTAATGAACTGAAAAAGCAAGGTATATTAATATCTCCTAGAGGGGTTAGGAGTATATGGATGAGGCATGATCTGCAGACCTTCAAGCTCAGATTAAAAGCCTTAGAGGCAAAGTCTGCTCAGGAAGGTATTGTTTTAACGGAAGCTCAGCTTGTAGCGCTGGAAAGAGCTATAGAAGAGGAAAAAGGCACACGGCGCGATAGAAATTCATCATCCCGGATATCTAGTCGCTCAGGATACATACGACGTCGGGAATATTAAGGGAGTTGGGCATATATATCAACAGACTTTCATTGATACATATTCTAAAGTCGCTTTTATAAAGCTGTACGATCGTAAGAATGCATTAGTTGCCGCAGATATGCTCAATGATCAGTTAGTCCCATTTTTCGAACAACATGACTTAGGATTTTTAAGAATACTAACCGATCGAGGAACAGAATACTGCGGGGTAAGAGACCAGCATGAATATCAGCTCTATTTAGCCATCGAAGATATAGATCACACGACAACAAAAGCAAAAAGCCCTCAAACAAATGGTATTTGCGAACGTTTCCATCGTACTATTCAGGATGAGTTTTATGCCGTTGCATTCAGAAAGAAAGTATACCGAAGCATTCAGGAACTCCAAAACGACCTTGATCGTTGGATGGAATTAATATAATCAGGATTGTACCCATACTGGAAAGTATTGTTTTGGAAAGACACCTATGCAGACCTTCACTGATACAATTAATTTGGCAAAAGAAAAGATGCTGGAGACACTAAAAGAATATCCACTCGTTACTTATCCGGTGCAAGAAAATAAGCAACAAGTTGAATCTATAGATTTTGCGGAAACATTACTATATTCAAATAGGTAATCTGATATTTTTTAAAAACAACCAACTGTCAGATCAAGTAGTGGCTATTACAGCTTATTGCAAAGCTGACACTATTCTTTCCAGAAACAAAATCGCTAATTTCTGAGCCGTAGTCCCCAATTGGCCAGTGGCATCGTCCATTTTTTCTTGATGTTTTTATGTGCTAAATAGACCAGTTTCAATAAAGCCATATCTGAGGTGAAGGCACTTTTGGTTCTAGTTACCTTACGTACCTGACGATCGAATCCTTCGATCGTACTGGTGGTGTAGATCAATTTTAGGATGAATTTATCGTATCGGTTATAGGTGGTCAGACGATCCCAGTTACGCCGACAGGAGTCGATGACCACCGGATACTTTTCGCCCCATTTATCCTGAAGTTCATCCATCCGCAGTCCGGCAAGATCCAATGTATCGGCTCGGTACACTGGTTTTAGGTCGTTCATAAATTACTTCTGGTCCTTACTGGCCACATACTTTAAGCTATTACGGATCTGCTGCAAGACGCAGGTCTGCACTTCGGTGTCGGGAAAAATACTTTGTATCGCCTCTGAAAAGCCTTTTAGATTATCGATACATGCTATTAAGATATCCTCCACACCCCGGTTCTGTAAATCGGTCAGTACGCTCAGCCAAAAGTTAGCACCCTCATTTTCCGAGAGATACATTCCCAGTAAATTCTTGTACCTATTTCGATCAATGCCAAGGATATTGTATACTGCCCGAGAAACAAAACGATGATCTTCTTTTACCTTGTAGTGCATAGCATCCATCCACACAATCGTACAAAGAGAATCCAAGCTTCTTGATTGCCATTCCTTGATCTCAGGAATGATCTATCGGTAATGGAAGAAAGTGTACTGTGGCTGATGTCAGTGTCGTACATTTCCTTGATGTGGTTCGAAATACCACGTAAGCTCATACCAAGACCATACATGCCTAAAATCTTTTTCTCCAGGCTCTCAGCTAAAATAGTCTCACGTTTCTTAACAAGCTGGGGCTCGAAGGTAGATCGACGATCACGAGGTGTTTCGATATCGATCGTACCCTCCGAAGTTCGGATCTCTTACTGGGCTTGCCGTTACGCCGATTACCACCGGAGCGTTGGGCCTCATCCATATGGCTCTCCATCTCAGCTTCTAAGGCTGCTTCTAAAAACTTTTTCATTAATGGAGCAAAAACTCCGTTCTTACCATAAAGTGATTCTCCGCTGCGTCACTGCTCCAGAGCTTTGTCCTTCATGGACTCAAAATCAAAATCGTTTTCTTTAATACTCATAATTACTATCTCAAAAATAATATTTCTATTTATTATCCTTGACACAGTTTATTCTACAGTCTCATACTATATTCGAATAGGCAATCTGACAATTTAAAAACAACCAACTGTCAGATGAAGTAGTGGCTATTACAGCGTAGATCCTATTTTAACTAAATTAGTTACCACCTATTTGTTGGATTAATTGTTGGACTAACCTAGCTTCGTACTTAATAACCTCGTCATCCCTCAGGTTTAGATACCTATTAATGTTGATATAGTTTAAATACTAATATTGCAACAACTCATTACCCTTTATTAATCTACATCTACGCAACTGAACCTGTATAGCCCACTCATTTTCATTAAAATAAGAAACTTTTCCCTCAAGCTCTACTTCTATTAATTCATATATCATAGTAGTTCGTTCCATAAAAAATTCGATAGATTTCCTTTTTACTTTCGAAATACTGGTAGATTTTAGATCTAGAACAACCCACCTTATTTTGAAGTTCTTTGAATAAAAAGTCAACCTTACCACTAAATAGAAACAAATCTTTGGCTTTATTTATTAAAGACAGGACAAAAGCAGATTCCTCTGACATCACATATTTTTCTAGTAATTAATTAGGAGTATATTCTGAGAAACTCAAATACTTAAAGCTAAACCCGAAAGAACTCATGAGCATCACCACTAGATTATCTACGCGTTCTAAAACTAAAAATTGCATTTTAAAAGAAGTATCTTCCATTTCTATCGCTTTAAGTTTAATATTGGGTATGTTGCTGTTTAATATCTCCAATACCCTATTTTTGTGTAAAACAGCCTTTTTACACACATTAAAATTCAACACATATTTCATGTTAATCAGTTTTTTTAATTGACTCATACTTGCACTTCTAATAAAGTTCAAGATCGTATATAGGCAAAGCCTTGGAAGGTACCAACATCACTTATGGGAATGAATTTGGACGCCTTTATTGATCAAATACACTCCAAATAAATTACGCTAATTCAAAGGTTTACAAAACTGTTAGAAACCGTTTTAACACGCTCTTACAAGAATTAAACAACGATTTTCGTTTTGATAACACACTCCCTTATTGTTTAGCAATTTTTTCGTCCAATCGTCCGTTTAAAAATAGCTTCATTTATATTAAATAGTACTTTAGCATCAATCACATTTGAATATGCCTGTTGCCAAAGTACCTGTGCCTCTTGTACATCTTTAGCAACAATGGTTCCAGCTTCAAATCGATCCTGTGCCAATTTAAGATTTTCCTCAGCTTGCTGTAATGATTGTTCAGCAAGCTCAATCTGCTTTATAGACTGCCCCAATGTTAGCCACGCCTGCTGTATCTCCAAATCCACAAACTCTTTAGCTTCTTCTAAACGAAGTCTGGTAATCTGAGTTTTAAGGTCATGTTCTTTTACCTTTTTAGCATTTCTGCCCCAATCAAAAATAGGTATTGACACATTCAAAACACCCAGATAAGTAGCAAAAGTATTGTTACTCGTAGTAAAATCAACATTTTTACCTATAGACAAACTCCCCATTCCTAGCAGGCCAACAGTAGGTAATAATTCACTTTTAATCATTTTTCGCTCCAGAGCCTGAGCGTCAAGAGCCATTTCCAACATCCGAAGTTCTGGCCTTTTAATTAACTCCTGTTTAACTCTTAACTCATGATGTAATCTGTACATTTTATTCAAACTATCTGAAACATCGTAATCGGTATTTCCACTCTGCCCTATAAGCTGCGATAATGCGAGTTTAGACATGATAACCCCATCTTTAGCTTTTCGAATGTTTAAAAGGGCTTCATTGTGAGCCACCCCTAAACGAAGAAGGTCATTTTTATAACTAAGCCCTGCTTCATAGGCATCATTCAAATCTTGATAAAACACAGATACTAATTGCTCGAATTTTTCAGATAGAATTACTTTCTGCTTAAGCTGTACCACTGTCCAATAGGCCTTTTCTACATCCAAGGTGATATCAGCATCTGTAAGCAATTTTTGTTCTTGAGCTATATCAACTGCTTTGTTCAATAGTTTATTTCCCAATGCAATCTTACCTCCTGTATAAATAGGCTGAATGATACTGACGCTAGCCCCGCCTACTACCTCTGGAAAAATATTATTTAATGGTTTCCCTATGTAAGCTCCGATTACAGAGCCTTGAATATCGGGAAGAGCGTTTAATCGCCCGCCTTGAGCAGCTGTATTTGAGGCATCAATATCCAGTTGTGCCACTTTTACCTTTTTATTATGAGAAATTGCAGATTGAACACATTCTTCTAAGGTAAATACTACAGGGGTCTGTGCTTGTAGTTTTGTTGTTAATAAACTGCAGCATAAAGCTGCCATTAGTATATACTTCATTTCTTTTATTTGTTATTGCACCTCAAGTGAGAATTACTATATTTTTAATGATGAGATGGTTTGTATTGTATTTCAATATCTGGATCCGATGTCTCTTCCTCTATACTTCTTGTACCTCTAACGAAGAAGCTGTATAAAACAGGAACTACAAAAAGTGTCAATATCATAGATACTATCAAGCCAAAAGCCAATACACTTCCAAGCGGCGCCCACATTGGCGAGCCACCCAAAATCATCGGAACTACTCCGACTGCTGCCGCTGCTGATGTTAGAAATATAGGTCTCATCCTGCGTTTAGCCGAAGCTAACGCCGCAGATTTAATAGAGTAACCATGATCTCTTACCAGCTCATCAGCATAGTCTACGAGGATAATTCCGTTACGAACTACAATTCCAATCAAACTAATTATACCCATGAAAGCAGTCATACCCATAGGATTATTGGTGAGGTATAATCCCATAAATGCTCCTAATAAGCTCAATGGAAAAGTAGAGAGAACAATCAGTGTTTTTCCTAGTGTTTTAAACTGAAAGAGTAAGGTTAAAAAAATCAACACTAAACTTGATCCCAAAGCCAGAGCCATTCCCGGTGCATTTTCAGTTGAACTTTCTGCATCTCCTCCATACTCAATTCGTATACCATCGGGAAGTTTCAACTGTTCTATCTTTGGCTGTGCTTCTTTTAAGATAACCGAAGCCCGTTTTCCCATTTGTGTTTCCGCCAAAATGGTTAATGTACGTACGCCATTTTTATGAACAATTTCGCCTGTGTGCCATGTTGGAGTTAAATCTACAAGTTCCTTTAGGGGCACATGTCCTCCATAAAGTGTATTAATACTTAAATTGCCTATATCCGAAAACCCATTTCGGTTTTGCTGGTCAAAACGTAGGAATACATCCACAGGCTTATCGCCCTCCCACATCTGGGTAACAGAAAATCCAGTAAGCCCCGCTCCAAGTGTTTGTGTCACTAGTTGCATAGGCACGCCCAAACGTGTCGCCACATCCTCTTTAGGCTGTAAATTAAGAGCTAGAAAATCCTCCTGATAATCTGTCCGTATCCAGTTTGGACCTTCCAGTTCAGCTAGAATATCCATAATCCGCCTGCCAACTATTTTTTGATCGGCTAAATTTTCTCCTACTACCCGTATAGCGATCGGTGCCCCTTCTTGCATGCTTAATTGACGAAGGTTAATAGCCGCCCCAGGAGCAAACTCCTTAAATTTAGGCAGGTATTCTTTCACCAACTCATTAACAGCTTCTGAACTTTCAGTTGTAATGAATAGTTGTGCGTAGTTTGTTCTAGGAATTTCGGGGGCATAAGCAAAATTAAATCGGGGAGAACTCATGCCTACAAAACTCGAAATTTCCAATACCCTTTTATCTTTTCTGAATTCTGACTCAACTAATCTTGTGATCTTATCCGTTTCTTCTAGTGATGTACCCGATGGCATCCAAACTTCAGCATTAAACTGCTTGGTTTCACTCATCGGAAAAAATTCTTCCTCTACATTTCCGGCTAAAGATAATCCCAAGGCAACTCCTAATGCTCCCAAAGCAATTGTGGTTTTAGGCCATCTAAAAGCTGCCTCAATAGCTGTATTAAAACCTTGTTGAAGATAATCAAGCATACTTTTCTTACGCACTTTGCGCATGTCCATCGTATGCTTCAATCCTTTTTTTATAAAGATGTAACACATCAGCGGCGTTAATAACAATGCAACTAACATGGAGACAATCAAAGCCACCGCTACGGTGACCGGTAGCGTAGCGACAAAATCTTTGGAAATACCATGCATGAATACTGCCAACGGAGCAAAGGCAAAAATAATAGCCATTGTCGCTGTTAAAATCGGTAATGATAGTTGCTGTGCTGCCTGCCACGCTCCAGTCCATGGTGTGATGCCTTCGTCCAGTTTTTCTACGTAATTATCAACAACTACAATAGCATTATCTACTACCATCCCCAAAACGATTATGAGTGCAGCAAGCGAAACCTGGTGTAATTCTACACCCATCAAATTGATAATTCCGAAAGTGATTAAGATAGAAATAGGTGCCGCCACCGAAGCTACTGTAGCTACACGAAGAGGCAACAAAAGCATAACAACAACCACAACAGCCAGAATAGCCAAAACAAACTCCTTCATAAAGTGTGAAATACTATCTTTTACCACTTCGGGCTGACTCACAATGGTCTTTATCTTTACATCATCAGGAAAACCCGATTGTATTTCTGCTAGTTTGCCTTCTATTTCTTTACCAAAAGCTACAATATTATTTCCAGGTTGCATTTCTATTGCAACCACCAAGGTCTTATCATCACCTATGCGAACATAGGAACTCTGCTCTTCGTAACGTCTTTCTATGGTAGCTACGTCTTTTAAACGCACAACTGTTCCTTCCGGACTTGTATAAACAAGTTGATTGGCTATGTCTGCTTCGCTTCTAAACTGACTCTCGGTAAAGACCGGGATATTCGTCCCATCTGTTTTCAATTCTCCCGAATAGCCAACTAGATTTTGTGCTTGTAAAACCTGTATAA
This genomic window contains:
- a CDS encoding SusC/RagA family TonB-linked outer membrane protein: MNFEQQLEKVAIKKTNLFKTILLFIGLMGAWSVKAQNVTLNMRNVPIQHVLKQVSRQTGISILYDEKYFVDQSKISIEVQDVSYKDVLDRSLEKTNLYYEFIDEAVVIRRKKNEKESTKQSLIDIKGVVMDDSGKPISGVSISFQKNKQAGVGTSEDGFFSIKAEIEDVIVFSKVGYETFETNVDGNKFVYNVKLQTKSIAIEDVVVTGLVTRKAESFTGSALTITKEQLFNGGNMNVLQSIKNIDPSFRFADNLDMGSNPNQLPEINLRGKSSMPDLTGTYTGNPNQPLFILDGFETTLQRVYDLDMNRVKSVTLLKDAAAAAIYGAKAGNGVVVIETIPPASGKLRLSYNGNLNIEAPDLTGYNLMNAQQKLDWEKNHNMYYSVNPELNTMRQNLYNQLYQDVYMKGVDTYWLSKPLQVGIGQRHSVIIDGGDDYVRYSVNLMQNTITGAMKESGRNTFSGNSTLSYRHKNLIFTNALTITHNNAKNSPYGEFSDYVKLNPYWTATNETGALKMLLGYYPTSVGSGGLNPTYNPLYNAQLGGVNGSKYQEVIENFYAEWRVLNNLRLKGGLQYMYQKEEQNKFTPPGHTDYINYTVADGTDEYRGLWTRSLGGNQSFESNVGADYSVTAGKHFVMSNITFNINENKNSSTLIAAEGFASNDAADISLGANYQRGSSPSGSDGLSRTLGIMAMTNYAYDNRFLFDGSYRTSASSLYGSNSRWEGFWSLGTGWNLHNEPFVKNLNIFQQLRLRGSIGSTGSQNASSFLTAATYNYRSIVYNGKKGVTLLGIPNPDLQWQRQTTYNFGADVTIFKSKLMLRYDLYQRVTTNLLQEVTAPPSIGASTYRINLGGSINQGQEFSVRYQAFNDAATRSYLNFAVAASKNKNWLHKLSNAFRSYNDEQDRLAAQGTGLIKPTVKYVEGQSLTPIWAVRSLGIDPVTGQEIYLTADGNQTFTWSARDQVVVGDTEPKLNGNFNVNGGYKGFTMSLTCTFRFGGQLYNSTIPQRVEDIDGRSNLDLRILDAWSQIGDNAIYRKPNVGSTNMDPWTTRPTTRFLQDNNELYFSSVNIGYAVQNREFLKKIGLDQLRGTFYTNELLRISSIQIERGLSYPFARNFSFSLQASF
- a CDS encoding FecR family protein, which produces MSIESERIKDLTNKYLLGTITEQEQIELDNWYNEDDDETLSWKNEEFDVAKERLFSKIENNLSNGDYRPKIRYMWTRYAAAAVLFISLAVTAFYLKRQHEVIYAEQINIAPGISAGAIQLADGSTIVLDDAHQGELFSQEGVNIYYRDGVLIYSANHDHMNNNLSYHTIRTAGGNKLEVRLEDGTSVWLNSASALQIPVHFTSSERVVHLTGEAYFEVAKNKLKPFKVFAKDTEVRVLGTHFNVQAYLDSDGVKTSLVEGLVEVSYKGKTKLVKPGQHLLTSNLLDPLPTDVDVYQDVAWKEGFFEFDNTPLKDIMLQLGRWYAVDIDIDEQVKDVKLGGRISKNMNLGKILQILEKNDLNFRMKNNVLYVSKPSNIQ
- a CDS encoding RNA polymerase sigma-70 factor, which produces MHIGDNLTDEELFSLLSQHEEHRAFRLLYLRYWDRLLALAYKKLQDTEEAEEVVQEVFTNLWRRRKSTKLKHTFNTYISASVKYEIFSCFAKRNKKNQLTEYIQTIGYSVNSVERWIDYKDVLSTIQNTVSNLPEKCRLVFQLSREEGYTQQEIAKELEISTKTVESHMTKALKAIRISLHLLILLCLV
- a CDS encoding TolC family protein, translated to MKYILMAALCCSLLTTKLQAQTPVVFTLEECVQSAISHNKKVKVAQLDIDASNTAAQGGRLNALPDIQGSVIGAYIGKPLNNIFPEVVGGASVSIIQPIYTGGKIALGNKLLNKAVDIAQEQKLLTDADITLDVEKAYWTVVQLKQKVILSEKFEQLVSVFYQDLNDAYEAGLSYKNDLLRLGVAHNEALLNIRKAKDGVIMSKLALSQLIGQSGNTDYDVSDSLNKMYRLHHELRVKQELIKRPELRMLEMALDAQALERKMIKSELLPTVGLLGMGSLSIGKNVDFTTSNNTFATYLGVLNVSIPIFDWGRNAKKVKEHDLKTQITRLRLEEAKEFVDLEIQQAWLTLGQSIKQIELAEQSLQQAEENLKLAQDRFEAGTIVAKDVQEAQVLWQQAYSNVIDAKVLFNINEAIFKRTIGRKNC
- a CDS encoding efflux RND transporter permease subunit, whose translation is MKKRKINFIEAAMKYKQVAIVTIVLFMALGVYSLLNMPRAENPKLDMPIAMVMAFYPGADELQTEKQVTNKIEQYLFSFEEIDKEKTKSQTKNGQTFITVHVHARIKDRKKFWSTLQHGLNVNMPQVLPNSVIGPIVDANFGEVTAQIITLSSPTRSYAELESYLDKLEDNLKLIKSVSRLNRSGLQKQQVYVSVDNKKLQQYGFDIGQIIQVLQAQNLVGYSGELKTDGTNIPVFTESQFRSEADIANQLVYTSPEGTVVRLKDVATIERRYEEQSSYVRIGDDKTLVVAIEMQPGNNIVAFGKEIEGKLAEIQSGFPDDVKIKTIVSQPEVVKDSISHFMKEFVLAILAVVVVVMLLLPLRVATVASVAAPISILITFGIINLMGVELHQVSLAALIIVLGMVVDNAIVVVDNYVEKLDEGITPWTGAWQAAQQLSLPILTATMAIIFAFAPLAVFMHGISKDFVATLPVTVAVALIVSMLVALLLTPLMCYIFIKKGLKHTMDMRKVRKKSMLDYLQQGFNTAIEAAFRWPKTTIALGALGVALGLSLAGNVEEEFFPMSETKQFNAEVWMPSGTSLEETDKITRLVESEFRKDKRVLEISSFVGMSSPRFNFAYAPEIPRTNYAQLFITTESSEAVNELVKEYLPKFKEFAPGAAINLRQLSMQEGAPIAIRVVGENLADQKIVGRRIMDILAELEGPNWIRTDYQEDFLALNLQPKEDVATRLGVPMQLVTQTLGAGLTGFSVTQMWEGDKPVDVFLRFDQQNRNGFSDIGNLSINTLYGGHVPLKELVDLTPTWHTGEIVHKNGVRTLTILAETQMGKRASVILKEAQPKIEQLKLPDGIRIEYGGDAESSTENAPGMALALGSSLVLIFLTLLFQFKTLGKTLIVLSTFPLSLLGAFMGLYLTNNPMGMTAFMGIISLIGIVVRNGIILVDYADELVRDHGYSIKSAALASAKRRMRPIFLTSAAAAVGVVPMILGGSPMWAPLGSVLAFGLIVSMILTLFVVPVLYSFFVRGTRSIEEETSDPDIEIQYKPSHH